From Gemmatimonadota bacterium, the proteins below share one genomic window:
- the atpC gene encoding ATP synthase F1 subunit epsilon translates to MALRVSVITPQSTAFEGEATQVVAPAWDGEIGILAGHAPLMALLGEGQLRIDSAEETHTLTIARGFLQVADDVVSILTEEASSA, encoded by the coding sequence ATGGCCCTGCGCGTGTCGGTGATAACACCTCAGAGCACGGCGTTCGAAGGCGAGGCGACGCAGGTCGTCGCGCCCGCCTGGGATGGCGAGATCGGGATCCTCGCCGGGCACGCGCCGCTCATGGCATTGCTCGGCGAGGGGCAGCTCAGGATCGACTCGGCCGAGGAGACGCATACGCTGACGATCGCGCGCGGCTTCCTGCAGGTGGCCGACGACGTGGTTTCGATCCTGACGGAGGAAGCGAGCTCCGCGTGA
- a CDS encoding sigma-54 dependent transcriptional regulator, whose translation MTRLSDQKSDALKILVIDDEEGLARSCAQIARAEGHEVHIAHRADEGRRMARAFRPEIVLCDVVLPDANGLDILKDLRAEAPDALVIMITGFATVDASVEALDLGAYDYIPKPFTAMQLRILLGRASIQARLARDNRRLRAQLLDGGVGSDRAVGSSPAMLELMERVRRVAATEASVLISGESGTGKELVARALHANSARAEHPFVAVNCAAVPSDLLESELFGHVEGAFTGAREARVGLMESAAGGTFFLDEICEMGNDLQAKMLRALQERRVRPVGGRDEVELDIRVLAATNRDPEQAVRDGLLRDDLYFRLNVVPIRVPALRDRRDDVELLAAHFLERFCARYGRRLTLTGDAIEALRAYRWPGNVRELQNAIERVVSLAVDDASIDALALPPEIRAERSGPAEGAEAPSGPLAPYHVAKEGVVDRFERLYLRRLLDEHGGNVSAAARTAGLSRRTVHRLLAKHELDIGVSGSA comes from the coding sequence ATGACCCGACTTTCCGACCAGAAGTCCGATGCGTTGAAGATCCTGGTCATCGACGACGAGGAGGGTCTGGCGCGGAGTTGTGCCCAGATCGCGCGCGCGGAAGGTCACGAAGTCCACATCGCGCACCGAGCCGACGAAGGCAGGCGCATGGCGCGAGCGTTCCGGCCGGAGATCGTGCTGTGCGATGTCGTCCTCCCGGACGCCAATGGACTCGACATCCTCAAAGACCTTCGCGCCGAGGCTCCGGACGCGCTGGTGATCATGATCACCGGGTTCGCCACCGTCGACGCCAGCGTGGAGGCGCTCGACCTGGGCGCCTACGACTACATCCCGAAGCCATTCACGGCGATGCAGCTGCGCATCCTGTTGGGGCGGGCTTCCATCCAGGCGCGCCTCGCCCGCGACAACAGGCGGCTGCGAGCCCAGCTGTTGGATGGAGGGGTCGGGTCGGACCGCGCCGTGGGGAGCTCGCCTGCCATGCTGGAGCTCATGGAGCGGGTGCGTCGGGTCGCGGCGACCGAGGCGAGCGTGCTGATCAGCGGTGAGAGCGGGACCGGCAAGGAGCTCGTCGCGCGGGCGCTGCACGCGAACAGCGCGCGGGCCGAGCACCCGTTCGTTGCCGTGAATTGCGCCGCCGTTCCCTCGGACCTGCTCGAATCGGAGCTGTTCGGACACGTCGAGGGCGCGTTCACCGGCGCCCGCGAGGCGCGCGTGGGCCTCATGGAATCGGCGGCCGGCGGCACGTTCTTCCTGGATGAGATCTGTGAGATGGGGAACGACCTCCAGGCCAAGATGTTACGCGCATTGCAGGAACGACGCGTGCGCCCGGTGGGCGGTCGCGACGAGGTGGAGCTGGACATTCGAGTGCTGGCCGCCACGAACCGCGACCCCGAACAGGCGGTGCGGGACGGGCTCCTCAGGGACGACCTGTACTTTCGCCTGAACGTGGTGCCCATTCGGGTGCCGGCGCTGCGCGACCGGCGGGATGACGTAGAGCTTCTCGCGGCACACTTTCTGGAGCGATTCTGCGCCCGGTACGGCCGTCGGCTGACGCTGACGGGCGATGCCATCGAGGCCCTGCGGGCTTACCGCTGGCCGGGCAACGTGCGCGAACTCCAGAACGCCATCGAGCGAGTGGTGTCTCTGGCGGTGGACGACGCCTCGATCGATGCCCTGGCGCTACCGCCGGAGATCAGGGCGGAGCGCAGCGGGCCGGCCGAGGGCGCGGAGGCGCCCAGCGGCCCGCTCGCACCCTACCACGTCGCCAAGGAGGGAGTGGTAGATCGCTTCGAGAGGCTGTACCTGCGCAGGCTCCTCGACGAGCACGGTGGCAACGTCTCCGCAGCGGCCCGAACGGCTGGGCTGTCACGCCGCACCGTCCATCGACTGCTGGCCAAGCACGAGCTGGACATCGGCGTGTCCGGATCGGCCTAG
- a CDS encoding PHP domain-containing protein — protein MRIDLHIHSTASDGALSPEAVAAAAFQGDLNVIALADHDTVAGVPPLVASAPPGLRVVPAIEISASGTGGERHILGYGIDVDSPVMERHAAEARVMRADRMREMIAALGRLGVEVEPARVEGEAAGAPLARPHLARVLVALGYVQSHGEAFARYLGDDAPAYVPADAVSVADAIQRIDDAGGLSIWAHPPPAASPEELDGYVSVGLDGIETYRPRQTREATRRVVRLARSRGLLTSGGSDWHGPWDVPLGTFSVDADEVGELLARLAVPRAGTSPT, from the coding sequence GTGCGCATAGACCTACACATCCACAGCACGGCCTCGGACGGTGCGTTGTCCCCGGAGGCCGTGGCGGCCGCCGCGTTCCAGGGCGACCTGAACGTCATAGCCCTCGCGGACCACGACACGGTGGCGGGCGTGCCGCCGCTCGTGGCATCGGCTCCGCCGGGTCTGCGCGTGGTCCCGGCCATCGAGATCTCCGCCAGCGGGACCGGCGGCGAGCGGCATATCCTGGGTTACGGGATCGACGTCGATAGCCCCGTCATGGAGCGGCACGCCGCCGAGGCCCGCGTGATGCGCGCCGACCGCATGCGGGAGATGATCGCCGCCCTGGGGCGGCTCGGCGTGGAGGTCGAGCCTGCCCGCGTAGAAGGCGAAGCCGCCGGCGCTCCCCTCGCCAGGCCCCACCTGGCGAGGGTGCTCGTGGCGCTCGGCTACGTGCAGTCCCACGGTGAGGCGTTCGCGCGGTATCTGGGCGATGACGCCCCGGCGTACGTGCCAGCGGACGCCGTGTCCGTCGCGGACGCCATCCAACGGATCGACGACGCGGGGGGTCTGAGCATATGGGCACACCCACCCCCGGCGGCGTCGCCCGAAGAACTGGACGGGTACGTGTCGGTCGGCCTGGACGGAATCGAAACGTATCGGCCTCGACAGACCCGAGAAGCCACCAGGCGTGTGGTCCGGTTGGCGCGCAGCAGAGGGCTGCTGACGTCGGGGGGCTCCGACTGGCACGGCCCGTGGGATGTCCCGCTCGGTACGTTCTCCGTGGACGCCGATGAGGTCGGGGAGTTGCTCGCACGACTGGCCGTCCCGCGGGCCGGAACAAGCCCCACATAG
- the thiE gene encoding thiamine phosphate synthase: protein MTADLRLIVVTDDELAAPRSTEQVVAACLEAGAPAVQLRDKRSDDGALLGRARGLRALCARHGALFFVNDRADIALACGADGVHLGPDDVPPDAVRRVVPDGFLIGWSTDSARAAAGAARLGVDYIGCGAVFGTSSKVEAAGERIGPDGLARVVAASTVPVVAIGGITPANAGLALAAGVVGVAAVSALMSAPDPGAVVRALLTH from the coding sequence GTGACGGCGGACCTCCGCCTGATCGTCGTCACCGACGACGAGCTCGCCGCCCCCCGATCGACCGAACAAGTGGTGGCGGCGTGTCTCGAGGCCGGGGCGCCCGCGGTGCAACTCAGGGACAAGCGATCCGACGATGGCGCCTTGCTCGGGCGGGCCCGCGGACTGCGGGCGCTTTGCGCCAGGCACGGCGCACTCTTCTTCGTGAACGACCGAGCCGACATCGCGCTGGCGTGCGGCGCGGACGGCGTGCACCTGGGCCCCGACGACGTGCCTCCTGACGCGGTTCGCCGCGTGGTGCCGGACGGGTTCCTCATAGGCTGGTCGACGGATTCCGCGCGCGCCGCGGCGGGTGCCGCGCGGCTGGGAGTCGACTACATCGGCTGCGGAGCGGTGTTCGGGACGAGTAGCAAAGTAGAGGCGGCCGGGGAGCGGATCGGTCCGGACGGGCTGGCCCGCGTCGTGGCCGCGAGCACGGTGCCAGTCGTGGCGATAGGAGGGATCACGCCGGCCAACGCGGGGCTGGCGCTCGCCGCGGGGGTGGTGGGCGTCGCGGCGGTGAGCGCGCTCATGTCAGCCCCGGACCCGGGCGCCGTCGTGCGTGCGCTGCTGACCCACTAG
- the atpG gene encoding ATP synthase F1 subunit gamma, whose translation MAKGQELKRRIRSVGKTRQITRTMELVATSKLKRASDRVKAAKPYAEGLRGVIGRLLDPELRERYPLLREPDSVRRAAVVLLTSNRGLAGAFNVNLIREARELVERLRGDGVEVDLHVVGKKGISFFRFRGWEMASQRTDISDRPSLEDAAGLVDDLMGAYEGGELDAVWVIYAQFRSAMSTPPFAKRILPVQTEAASETAEERGRWVANFSLSPSADRILNEVLPLYVRSSVYGALVETAAAEQGARRTAMKSATDNAGDILEALQRKYNRERQAQITQELAEIVGGSAALE comes from the coding sequence ATGGCCAAGGGCCAGGAACTCAAACGGCGCATCCGGTCGGTCGGCAAGACCCGCCAGATCACGCGCACGATGGAGCTGGTCGCCACATCCAAGCTGAAGCGGGCGAGCGACCGGGTCAAAGCGGCCAAGCCCTACGCGGAAGGCCTGCGGGGCGTCATCGGGCGGCTCCTGGACCCGGAGCTGCGCGAGCGCTACCCGCTCCTGCGCGAGCCCGATTCGGTCCGCCGCGCGGCGGTCGTGTTGCTCACCTCCAACCGCGGTCTCGCGGGGGCGTTCAACGTCAACCTGATCCGGGAGGCGCGTGAGCTGGTGGAGCGTCTGCGCGGAGACGGGGTCGAGGTCGACCTGCACGTGGTGGGCAAGAAGGGCATCAGCTTCTTCCGCTTCCGCGGCTGGGAGATGGCCTCCCAGCGGACGGACATCAGCGACAGGCCCTCCCTGGAGGACGCGGCCGGCCTGGTGGACGACCTGATGGGGGCATACGAGGGCGGCGAGCTGGACGCGGTGTGGGTCATCTACGCGCAGTTCCGTTCCGCGATGTCCACGCCGCCGTTCGCCAAGCGCATCCTGCCCGTCCAGACCGAAGCAGCGTCGGAGACCGCGGAAGAACGCGGCCGCTGGGTGGCGAACTTCAGCCTGTCGCCGTCGGCGGACCGGATCCTGAACGAGGTGCTGCCGCTCTACGTGCGCAGCTCGGTGTACGGCGCGCTGGTGGAGACGGCCGCCGCCGAGCAGGGCGCGCGCCGCACCGCCATGAAGAGCGCCACCGACAACGCCGGCGACATTCTGGAGGCGCTGCAGCGCAAGTACAACCGGGAGCGGCAGGCGCAGATTACGCAGGAGCTGGCCGAAATCGTGGGCGGCTCGGCAGCGCTGGAATAG
- the atpD gene encoding F0F1 ATP synthase subunit beta, with protein MADKTGRVVQVIGPVLDVEFDTEELPDIYNALELKQAGGDGEPGIDLVAEVQQHIGRRQVRAVSMSSTDGVVRGMDVHDTGRAIAVPVGESALGRILNVLGEPVDEQGDIDPSVDRWPIHRAAPKFTQLEPKTEIFETGIKVIDLIAPYVKGGKTGLFGGAGVGKTVVIMELINNIAQEHGGRSVFCGVGERTREGNDLWLEMKESGVLDSTALVYGQMNEPPGARLRVGLSGLTIAEYFRDVEKQDVLLFIDNIFRFTQAGSEVSALLGRMPSAVGYQPTLGTEMGELQERITSTRDGSITSVQAIYVPADDLTDPAPAAAFAHLDATTVLSRGISELGIYPAVDPLDSTSRIMDAQFIGERHYAVATEVQRILQRYKELQDIIAILGMDELSEEDKVVVNRARRIQQFLSQPFNVAKEFTGRPGKYVKLEDTIESFERVVAGEFDHLPEQAFYMQGGIEDVIEEAKRLEQEGA; from the coding sequence ATGGCCGACAAGACCGGGAGGGTCGTGCAGGTGATCGGGCCCGTCCTCGACGTCGAGTTCGACACCGAGGAGCTGCCCGACATCTACAACGCGTTGGAGTTGAAGCAGGCGGGCGGAGACGGCGAGCCCGGCATCGACCTCGTCGCCGAGGTGCAGCAGCACATCGGCCGGCGCCAGGTTCGCGCGGTGTCGATGTCGTCCACGGACGGCGTCGTCCGGGGCATGGATGTGCACGACACGGGACGCGCCATCGCGGTTCCGGTCGGCGAGTCGGCGCTGGGCCGGATCCTGAACGTCCTGGGCGAGCCGGTCGACGAGCAGGGCGACATCGACCCCTCGGTCGACAGATGGCCGATCCACCGCGCTGCGCCGAAGTTCACCCAGCTCGAGCCCAAGACGGAAATCTTCGAAACCGGCATCAAGGTCATCGACCTGATCGCCCCCTACGTGAAGGGCGGCAAGACCGGTCTGTTCGGCGGCGCCGGCGTGGGCAAGACCGTCGTGATCATGGAGCTGATCAACAACATCGCCCAGGAGCACGGCGGACGATCGGTGTTCTGTGGGGTCGGGGAGCGCACGCGTGAAGGCAACGACCTCTGGCTCGAGATGAAGGAGTCGGGCGTGCTCGATTCGACGGCCCTCGTGTACGGGCAGATGAACGAGCCTCCGGGCGCACGCCTGAGGGTCGGTCTGTCCGGGCTCACGATCGCCGAGTACTTCCGCGACGTCGAGAAGCAGGACGTGCTCCTGTTCATCGACAACATCTTCCGCTTCACGCAGGCCGGCTCGGAGGTGTCCGCGCTGTTGGGCCGCATGCCGTCCGCGGTGGGCTACCAGCCCACGCTCGGCACCGAGATGGGCGAGCTGCAGGAGCGCATCACCTCTACCCGCGATGGCTCGATCACCTCGGTGCAGGCGATCTACGTGCCCGCCGACGACCTGACGGACCCCGCGCCCGCGGCCGCGTTCGCCCACCTGGATGCCACGACGGTGCTTTCGCGCGGGATCTCCGAGTTGGGCATCTACCCAGCGGTGGACCCCCTCGACTCCACCTCGCGCATCATGGACGCGCAGTTCATCGGCGAGCGCCACTACGCCGTGGCCACCGAGGTTCAGCGGATCCTGCAGCGCTACAAGGAACTCCAGGACATCATCGCCATCCTCGGCATGGACGAGTTGTCGGAGGAAGACAAGGTCGTCGTGAACCGCGCGCGCCGGATCCAGCAGTTCCTGAGCCAGCCTTTCAACGTGGCCAAGGAGTTCACCGGACGCCCCGGCAAGTACGTGAAGCTGGAGGATACGATCGAGTCGTTCGAGCGCGTCGTCGCGGGCGAGTTCGATCACCTGCCGGAGCAGGCGTTCTACATGCAGGGCGGCATCGAGGACGTGATCGAGGAGGCCAAGCGCCTGGAGCAGGAGGGCGCCTGA